Proteins encoded within one genomic window of Flavobacterium sp. NG2:
- a CDS encoding toxin-antitoxin system YwqK family antitoxin, producing the protein MKTKKNVLMIIVLLTSTIGLSQNFAKLYYNNGKLKSIGKRIDGKPSGEWKIYNISGQLEAIVNYVDGKQAGEYKSFHENNKLEIIGNYIDGMKTGKWTYYHDNGQLHGIENYINGKQVGEELSYHSNGKLISSVNYIDGKQIGMHKSYNKKGQLEKIGNYIDGKKAGEWKTYYDNEKLMQIGNYIDDKPNGGWKHYYNNGTLEKMGYYYDGKELGKWEFYDEDGKLTIDYYVNGEDMGIGKFYDVNKKSHETEKISIDKLSGEWKSYHKNGKLNFIGKFKNGKHSGEWKSYHENGKLREIRNYTDGTKTGKWEEYYENGHKYTIAEYKFIGGEWKLTGNIYKEDGSVQYEF; encoded by the coding sequence ACAATAGGTCTAAGTCAGAATTTTGCAAAACTTTATTATAATAACGGTAAACTAAAATCTATTGGTAAAAGAATAGATGGTAAGCCATCAGGAGAATGGAAAATTTATAATATAAGTGGTCAATTAGAAGCAATTGTTAATTATGTTGATGGGAAGCAAGCTGGAGAATATAAATCGTTTCACGAAAATAATAAATTAGAAATAATTGGCAATTACATTGATGGAATGAAAACAGGTAAATGGACTTATTATCACGATAATGGACAATTACACGGAATTGAAAATTATATTAATGGAAAACAAGTAGGAGAAGAACTATCATATCACAGTAATGGTAAATTAATTTCAAGTGTAAATTATATTGATGGGAAACAAATAGGTATGCATAAATCCTATAATAAAAAGGGCCAATTAGAAAAAATCGGAAACTATATTGATGGCAAGAAAGCAGGAGAATGGAAAACATATTATGATAATGAGAAATTAATGCAAATTGGTAATTACATTGATGACAAACCTAATGGAGGATGGAAGCACTATTATAATAATGGGACATTAGAAAAAATGGGATATTACTATGATGGAAAAGAATTGGGTAAATGGGAGTTTTATGACGAAGATGGTAAATTAACTATTGATTACTACGTTAATGGCGAAGATATGGGAATAGGTAAATTTTATGATGTAAATAAAAAATCACATGAAACAGAAAAAATTTCAATTGATAAACTATCTGGAGAATGGAAATCTTATCATAAAAACGGAAAATTAAATTTCATTGGAAAATTTAAGAACGGAAAACACTCAGGAGAATGGAAATCTTATCACGAAAACGGAAAATTAAGAGAAATCAGAAATTATACTGATGGAACTAAAACCGGAAAATGGGAAGAATATTATGAAAATGGGCATAAATATACAATAGCAGAATATAAATTTATAGGTGGAGAATGGAAACTAACCGGAAATATCTATAAAGAAGATGGATCAGTTCAATATGAATTTTAA